Proteins found in one Cetobacterium somerae genomic segment:
- a CDS encoding ribonucleoside-diphosphate reductase subunit alpha: MRQVINRAGIRENLDITKIREKLLRACDNLEVNMVELESHIESIYAENITTKKIQESLINQAVSMTSFEESDWTYVAGRLLMMETEREVFHKRGFSYGEFYKSIKTLVEIGIYDNRLLDYTVEEIEELEATMDISRDMMYDYAGANMFVNRYLLKYDGKIYELPQEVFMCIAMLLAINEEDKVSVAKRFYEALSLKKISLATPILANLRVPNGNLSSCFITAMDDNIESIFYNVDTVAKISKNGGGVGLNISRIRAKNSMVNGYYNASGGVVPWIKIVNDTAVAVNQQGRRAGAVTVALDSWHLDIETFLELQTENGDQRGKAYDIYPQVVLSDLFMKRVEEDLPWTLVDPYEIRKKYGVELCEVYGEKFEELYLTIEKDENLQLRKVIKARELFKEIMKVQIETGMPYIFFKDRANLMNHNSHVGMIGNGNLCMESFSNFSPSVNFKEETVGENGVRKTKLGEVHTCNLVSMNLAELERDELENIVDISVRILDNTIDLTRTPIKESDKHNLAYRTIGVGAMGLADYLAREFMIYDESLEEIDELFQEIAMYSIKSSALLAKERGTYPMFKGSLWDQGIFFQKNKDWYMENSKFGKEWEEVFNLVKMYGLRNGELTAVAPNTSTSLLMGSTASVNPTFSRFYIEKNQKGAVPRVVKHLKDRAWFYPEFKNVNPQTYVKIMSRIGKWITQGVSMELIFDLNKDIKAKDIYDTFMTAWKEGCKSVYYIRTIQRNTNIINEKEECESCSG; the protein is encoded by the coding sequence ATGAGACAGGTTATAAATAGAGCTGGAATAAGAGAAAATTTAGATATAACAAAAATAAGAGAGAAACTTTTAAGAGCTTGTGATAACTTAGAAGTTAATATGGTTGAGTTAGAAAGTCATATAGAATCAATATATGCAGAGAATATAACAACAAAAAAAATTCAAGAATCTTTAATAAACCAAGCTGTTTCTATGACAAGTTTTGAAGAGAGTGACTGGACATATGTTGCAGGAAGACTTTTAATGATGGAAACAGAAAGAGAGGTTTTTCATAAAAGAGGTTTCTCTTATGGTGAGTTTTATAAAAGTATAAAAACTTTAGTAGAGATTGGAATTTATGATAATAGACTTTTAGATTATACTGTAGAAGAGATTGAAGAGTTAGAGGCAACTATGGATATCTCTAGAGATATGATGTATGACTATGCAGGAGCAAATATGTTTGTAAATAGATATTTGCTAAAGTATGATGGTAAAATTTATGAGTTACCTCAAGAGGTATTTATGTGTATAGCTATGCTTTTAGCTATAAATGAAGAAGATAAAGTTTCTGTGGCAAAAAGATTTTACGAAGCATTATCACTAAAAAAAATATCTCTAGCTACTCCAATTTTAGCTAATTTAAGAGTACCAAATGGAAATCTATCATCATGCTTCATAACAGCTATGGATGATAATATAGAATCTATTTTCTACAACGTGGATACAGTTGCAAAAATTAGTAAAAATGGTGGAGGAGTAGGATTAAATATTTCTAGAATAAGAGCAAAGAACTCTATGGTAAATGGATATTATAATGCTAGTGGAGGAGTTGTTCCTTGGATAAAAATTGTAAATGACACAGCAGTAGCTGTAAATCAACAGGGAAGAAGAGCTGGAGCGGTAACAGTAGCTTTAGATTCATGGCATCTAGATATTGAAACATTCTTAGAACTTCAAACAGAAAATGGAGATCAAAGAGGAAAGGCATATGATATCTATCCTCAAGTTGTTCTTTCAGATCTTTTTATGAAAAGAGTAGAAGAGGACTTACCGTGGACTTTAGTTGATCCATATGAAATCAGAAAAAAATATGGTGTTGAACTATGTGAAGTTTATGGAGAGAAATTTGAAGAGTTATATTTAACTATAGAAAAGGATGAAAACTTACAATTAAGAAAAGTTATAAAGGCTAGAGAGTTATTTAAAGAGATTATGAAAGTTCAAATAGAAACTGGAATGCCTTATATTTTCTTTAAGGATAGAGCAAACCTAATGAACCACAATAGCCATGTGGGAATGATAGGAAATGGAAATCTATGTATGGAGAGTTTCTCTAATTTCTCACCAAGTGTAAATTTTAAAGAGGAAACTGTTGGAGAGAATGGAGTTAGAAAGACTAAATTAGGTGAGGTTCATACTTGTAACTTAGTTTCTATGAACTTAGCGGAGTTAGAAAGAGATGAATTAGAAAATATTGTAGATATATCTGTTAGAATTCTTGATAACACGATTGATTTAACAAGAACTCCTATAAAAGAATCAGATAAACATAATTTAGCCTATAGAACAATTGGTGTTGGAGCTATGGGACTTGCAGATTATTTAGCAAGAGAGTTTATGATATATGATGAATCATTAGAAGAGATAGATGAGCTATTCCAAGAGATAGCTATGTATAGTATAAAATCTTCAGCTCTTTTAGCAAAAGAGAGAGGAACGTATCCAATGTTTAAAGGTTCTTTATGGGATCAAGGAATATTTTTCCAAAAAAATAAAGATTGGTATATGGAAAATTCAAAGTTTGGAAAAGAGTGGGAAGAGGTATTCAATTTAGTTAAGATGTATGGATTAAGAAATGGTGAGTTAACAGCAGTTGCACCAAATACATCAACATCTTTACTTATGGGATCGACAGCATCTGTAAACCCTACGTTCTCTAGATTCTATATAGAAAAGAATCAAAAGGGAGCTGTTCCAAGAGTTGTTAAACATCTTAAAGATAGAGCTTGGTTCTATCCAGAGTTTAAAAATGTAAATCCTCAAACATATGTAAAAATAATGAGTAGAATAGGAAAATGGATAACTCAAGGAGTTTCTATGGAGCTTATCTTTGATTTAAATAAAGATATTAAAGCTAAAGATATATATGATACTTTCATGACAGCATGGAAAGAGGGATGTAAATCAGTTTATTATATAAGAACAATTCAAAGAAATACAAATATAATAAATGAAAAAGAGGAGTGTGAAAGCTGCAGTGGATAG
- a CDS encoding ribonucleotide-diphosphate reductase subunit beta encodes MDRKKLFNPLGDDSLSERKVIKGDSTNIFNLNNVKYQWANHLYRTMMGNFWIPEKIDLTQDKNDYKNLTDEEKEAYDGILSFLIFLDSIQTNNIPNVSDYITAPEINLILSIQTFQEAIHSQSYQYIIESILPKEIRNSIYDKWREDKVLFERNSYIAKIYQSFLENPSDENFARVIIADYLLEAIYFYNGFNFFYLLASRNRMMGTSDIIKLINRDELSHVVIFQQLIREIKNENKDFFNDELIYDMFKKAVEQEISWTNHIIGNGILGITEDTTERYTKWLANERLKAIGLNPIYEGYEKNPYRHLEKFADTEGEGNVKANFFEGTVTSYNMSSSVEGWDEF; translated from the coding sequence GTGGATAGAAAAAAACTTTTTAATCCTCTAGGAGATGATTCTTTATCAGAAAGAAAAGTGATAAAGGGAGATAGTACAAATATATTTAATTTGAATAATGTTAAATATCAATGGGCAAATCATCTTTATAGAACAATGATGGGGAACTTTTGGATTCCAGAAAAAATAGATTTAACTCAAGATAAAAATGATTATAAAAATTTAACTGATGAAGAGAAGGAAGCTTATGATGGAATACTTTCATTTCTAATATTTTTAGATAGTATTCAAACAAATAATATTCCAAATGTTTCAGATTATATAACTGCTCCAGAGATAAACTTGATTTTATCAATACAGACTTTCCAAGAAGCTATTCACTCTCAGTCATACCAGTATATAATTGAATCTATTCTACCAAAGGAGATTAGAAACTCGATATATGATAAATGGAGAGAGGATAAAGTTCTATTTGAAAGAAATAGCTATATAGCAAAAATATATCAAAGTTTCTTAGAAAATCCTAGTGATGAAAACTTTGCAAGAGTTATAATAGCTGACTATCTTTTAGAAGCTATATATTTCTACAATGGATTTAACTTCTTCTATCTTTTAGCAAGTAGAAATAGAATGATGGGAACTTCTGATATAATAAAGCTTATTAATAGAGATGAGCTTTCACATGTAGTTATATTCCAGCAGTTAATAAGAGAGATTAAAAACGAAAATAAAGATTTCTTTAATGATGAATTAATATATGATATGTTTAAAAAAGCTGTGGAGCAAGAGATTAGTTGGACAAATCATATAATAGGAAATGGAATATTAGGTATAACAGAGGATACAACAGAGAGATATACAAAGTGGTTAGCTAATGAGAGATTAAAAGCTATAGGACTAAACCCAATCTATGAAGGATATGAAAAAAATCCTTATAGACATTTAGAAAAATTTGCTGATACAGAGGGAGAAGGAAACGTAAAAGCTAACTTCTTCGAAGGAACAGTTACTAGTTATAATATGAGTTCATCTGTAGAGGGATGGGACGAATTTTAA
- a CDS encoding Fic family protein, producing the protein MNNKLEKIYELKSELDHRRPLNQGEIKRIKENYIIKNTYNSNAIEGNTLTEMETRVIIETGITVAKKTLREHLEVKNHAEALFFIEDLKKETLSEYDIKSIHAIILDGIDRANAGKYRSVDVRIGGATHDVTSSHLIPQEMNDLLAWYTSEPVTINRIIEFTCKFINIHPFIDGNGRTSRLLTNLELLKLGYPPITILATDRLEYYQALDKSYYGDYDEAYDFFYNCIIESLNEYLSFTN; encoded by the coding sequence ATGAATAATAAATTAGAGAAAATTTATGAATTAAAAAGTGAACTAGATCATAGAAGACCTCTTAATCAAGGTGAAATAAAAAGAATAAAAGAAAATTATATAATTAAAAATACATATAACTCAAATGCTATTGAAGGAAATACTCTTACTGAAATGGAAACTAGAGTTATTATAGAAACTGGAATTACTGTTGCTAAAAAAACTTTAAGAGAACATTTAGAAGTAAAAAATCATGCTGAAGCTTTATTTTTTATTGAAGATTTAAAAAAAGAAACTTTATCAGAATACGATATAAAATCTATTCATGCTATTATTTTAGATGGAATTGATAGAGCTAATGCAGGAAAATATAGAAGTGTTGATGTTAGAATTGGTGGTGCTACTCACGATGTTACTAGTTCTCATTTAATTCCTCAAGAAATGAATGATTTATTGGCTTGGTATACTTCTGAACCTGTTACGATTAACAGAATTATTGAATTTACTTGTAAATTTATTAATATCCATCCATTCATTGATGGGAATGGTAGAACTTCAAGATTACTAACTAATTTAGAGCTTTTGAAACTTGGATATCCTCCTATAACTATTTTAGCTACTGATAGATTAGAATACTATCAAGCTCTTGATAAAAGCTACTATGGAGATTATGATGAAGCCTACGACTTCTTTTATAATTGTATAATTGAAAGTTTAAATGAATATTTAAGTTTTACAAATTAA
- a CDS encoding LacI family DNA-binding transcriptional regulator: MKITIKEIAEDAGVSVSTVSRVISNNPKISEATKLRVREAIERLNYKPNIMARGLVKRKTGILGIIMPKETATLFSSPFFIEVMQGISLKGKERDYYIMYDFCKNEKEEYEGTKKLVESGLVDGICLMSTRKNDKSIQYLKETKFPFVIIGEPEEKDGVLWVDNNNLKATYDMVKKIIHKNAKKIIFVGGDKNLTVTINRVAGFEKACKELKLDYSMYLGKDFSRGEGYRLAEKIFSEQKCENFIISDDNLLKGFLEYLEKNGIENANIGSFNKANIKEIWKDKIFLLDIKPEKLGMEAVDLLVNCIQDKLESCNKIVDIELN, translated from the coding sequence GTGAAGATAACAATAAAAGAGATTGCAGAGGATGCAGGGGTTTCTGTATCTACAGTTTCAAGAGTAATATCTAATAATCCCAAAATAAGTGAAGCTACAAAATTGAGAGTGAGAGAGGCGATTGAAAGATTAAATTATAAACCAAATATAATGGCAAGAGGGTTAGTAAAAAGAAAAACAGGAATTTTAGGTATTATAATGCCAAAGGAAACAGCAACACTTTTTAGCAGTCCATTCTTTATAGAGGTTATGCAAGGGATTAGCTTAAAAGGAAAAGAGAGAGATTACTATATTATGTATGACTTTTGTAAAAATGAGAAAGAGGAGTATGAAGGAACAAAAAAGTTAGTTGAAAGTGGCCTAGTTGATGGAATTTGTCTTATGTCAACACGTAAAAACGATAAAAGTATTCAATATTTAAAAGAAACAAAATTTCCTTTTGTTATAATAGGTGAGCCTGAGGAAAAAGATGGTGTTTTGTGGGTAGATAATAATAATTTAAAAGCAACATATGATATGGTAAAAAAAATTATTCATAAAAATGCTAAAAAAATAATTTTTGTAGGTGGAGATAAAAATTTAACAGTTACAATAAATAGAGTGGCTGGTTTTGAAAAAGCATGTAAAGAGTTAAAATTAGATTACTCTATGTATTTGGGAAAAGATTTTTCAAGAGGAGAGGGATATAGATTAGCAGAAAAAATATTTTCAGAACAAAAATGTGAGAATTTTATAATTTCAGATGATAATCTTTTAAAAGGATTTTTAGAATATTTAGAAAAAAATGGTATAGAGAATGCAAATATAGGAAGTTTTAATAAAGCAAATATAAAAGAAATCTGGAAAGATAAAATTTTTCTTCTTGATATAAAACCTGAAAAATTAGGAATGGAAGCAGTGGACCTTTTAGTTAATTGTATTCAAGATAAATTAGAGAGTTGTAATAAAATAGTAGATATAGAATTAAATTAA
- a CDS encoding glutaredoxin domain-containing protein produces the protein MIKVFGKEDCSKCETLKKILDDKGLEYEYTQDLKTLMIVASKARIMSAPVVEKDGKYYSMESFLEVL, from the coding sequence ATGATAAAGGTATTTGGAAAAGAAGATTGTAGCAAATGTGAGACTTTAAAGAAAATTTTAGATGATAAAGGTCTTGAATATGAGTATACTCAGGATTTAAAAACGCTTATGATCGTAGCAAGTAAGGCTAGAATTATGAGTGCACCTGTTGTTGAAAAAGATGGAAAATACTATTCTATGGAAAGCTTCTTAGAGGTTTTATAA
- a CDS encoding 6-phospho-alpha-glucosidase, producing the protein MKKFSILIAGGGSTFTPGIILMLLDNLEKFPIRQIKMYDNDAKRQAKIGDACAILLKERAPEIEFSYSTKPEEAFTDIDFVMAHIRVGKYPMRELDEKIPLKHGVVGQETCGPGGVAYGMRSIGGVIELIDHMEKYSPNAWMLNYSNPAAIVAEATRRLKPNSKVLNICDMPIGIEVRMAEILGLDSRKDMDIMYYGLNHFGWWKSIKDKAGNDLMPALKEHVAKYGYVEKKGDSQHTDASWCDTFAKAKDVFAVDPTTLPNTYLKYYLFPDYVVEHSNKEYTRANEVMDGREKFVFGECDKIVKNKTSNNTELHIDEHASYIVDLARAIAFNTKEKMLLIVENNGAIVNFDPTAMVEIPCIVGNAGPEPLVVGAIPQFQKGLMEQQVSVEKLTVEAWIEGSYQKLWQALTMSKTVPSASVAKAILDDLIEANKGYWPILK; encoded by the coding sequence ATGAAAAAGTTTTCGATTTTAATTGCTGGTGGAGGAAGTACATTTACTCCTGGAATAATTTTAATGCTGTTGGACAATCTTGAAAAATTCCCAATTAGACAGATTAAAATGTATGATAATGATGCCAAAAGACAGGCCAAAATAGGAGATGCTTGTGCTATTCTTTTAAAAGAAAGAGCTCCTGAAATAGAGTTTAGCTACAGTACAAAACCAGAAGAAGCTTTCACTGATATAGATTTTGTTATGGCTCATATTAGAGTTGGAAAATATCCAATGAGAGAGTTAGATGAAAAAATACCATTAAAACATGGCGTAGTTGGACAAGAAACTTGTGGTCCTGGAGGAGTTGCTTATGGTATGAGATCAATTGGAGGAGTTATTGAGTTAATTGACCATATGGAAAAATACTCTCCTAATGCTTGGATGCTAAATTATTCTAATCCTGCTGCTATAGTTGCTGAGGCTACTAGAAGATTAAAGCCAAATTCTAAAGTTTTAAATATTTGTGATATGCCTATTGGAATTGAAGTTAGAATGGCTGAAATTTTAGGTTTAGATTCTAGAAAAGATATGGATATTATGTACTACGGGTTAAACCACTTTGGTTGGTGGAAATCTATAAAAGATAAAGCTGGAAATGATTTAATGCCTGCCTTAAAAGAACATGTAGCTAAATATGGGTATGTGGAGAAAAAAGGTGATAGCCAACATACAGATGCTAGCTGGTGTGATACATTTGCCAAAGCAAAAGATGTATTTGCTGTAGATCCTACAACTTTACCTAATACATATTTAAAATACTATCTATTCCCTGATTATGTTGTTGAACATTCAAATAAAGAGTATACAAGAGCTAATGAAGTTATGGATGGAAGAGAGAAATTTGTTTTTGGTGAATGTGATAAAATTGTAAAAAATAAAACTTCAAATAATACAGAACTTCATATCGATGAGCATGCTTCTTACATAGTTGACCTTGCTAGAGCTATCGCTTTTAATACAAAAGAGAAGATGCTTTTAATCGTTGAAAATAATGGTGCTATAGTTAACTTTGATCCTACTGCTATGGTTGAAATCCCTTGTATTGTTGGAAATGCTGGCCCTGAGCCATTAGTTGTTGGAGCAATTCCACAATTCCAAAAAGGGCTTATGGAACAGCAAGTTTCTGTTGAGAAGCTAACTGTTGAAGCTTGGATAGAAGGGTCTTATCAAAAGTTATGGCAAGCTCTTACTATGTCTAAAACAGTTCCAAGTGCATCTGTTGCAAAAGCTATTTTAGATGATTTAATCGAAGCTAATAAAGGATATTGGCCTATATTAAAATAA
- a CDS encoding multicopper oxidase family protein: protein MNKILIGIIVLGSLAATSNQVLGSTSHSSGHNHNTTFNQTSLTIEFQKPLLIPPLLKGEVKDGVRNFDLNVTKGKWEFIDGKFTETYGYNGPILGPVLSLKKGEKTKVNIKNSLSEETTVHWHGGILSQDVDGVHNADIQPNTQKSVEFILNQPAATLWFHPHPMHKTASQVYKGLAGLIYLEDDISENLNIPKTYGVDDFPIVIQDKKLTVDGQLTYSTTHMEKIHGKSGGSLMINGIISPYIDILNGLTRLRVVNGSNATNYDIDLDGKEFYQIASDGGLLSSPISMKKLTLAPGERGEILIDSNELNNKSYLYINGKQALELRKNKKTGLTSIPKTLVEVPEITKNLNSLKTRTFSLKTTSKGNTINNTPYNMEKLNFEVQKGTQEIWEIKNGSKMMDMPHPFHVHGAQFRVIERNGKTPPLNEQGWKDTVNLNAGDSVKILITYTTDGITVYHCHILEHEEDGMMGQFQINK from the coding sequence ATGAATAAAATTTTAATTGGTATTATTGTTCTTGGAAGTTTAGCAGCTACGTCCAATCAAGTACTTGGAAGTACAAGTCACTCTTCTGGACATAATCATAATACAACTTTTAACCAAACATCTCTTACTATAGAGTTTCAAAAACCACTGCTTATACCTCCTCTTCTAAAAGGAGAAGTTAAAGACGGTGTAAGAAATTTTGATTTAAATGTAACAAAAGGTAAGTGGGAGTTTATTGATGGAAAATTTACTGAAACTTATGGATATAATGGTCCTATTCTAGGCCCTGTATTATCTTTAAAAAAGGGTGAAAAAACAAAAGTAAATATAAAAAATAGTTTATCTGAAGAAACAACTGTTCATTGGCACGGTGGAATTCTGTCTCAAGACGTTGATGGAGTTCATAATGCTGATATTCAACCAAATACACAAAAGAGTGTTGAGTTTATTTTAAATCAACCAGCAGCTACACTATGGTTCCATCCACATCCTATGCATAAAACTGCTTCACAAGTTTATAAAGGACTCGCTGGGCTTATCTATCTGGAAGATGACATATCAGAGAATTTAAATATTCCAAAAACTTATGGCGTTGACGATTTTCCAATTGTTATACAAGATAAAAAACTTACTGTAGATGGCCAACTTACTTACTCAACTACACATATGGAAAAAATTCATGGAAAAAGTGGTGGTTCTTTAATGATAAATGGAATAATATCTCCATATATTGATATTCTAAATGGTTTAACTAGATTGAGAGTTGTAAATGGAAGTAATGCTACTAACTATGATATAGATTTAGATGGTAAGGAGTTTTATCAAATTGCAAGTGATGGTGGATTATTAAGTAGTCCTATCTCTATGAAAAAATTAACTTTAGCTCCAGGAGAAAGAGGCGAAATTTTAATTGATTCAAACGAATTAAATAACAAATCATATCTTTATATCAATGGAAAACAAGCTTTAGAACTTAGAAAAAATAAAAAAACTGGTTTAACTTCAATTCCTAAAACCTTAGTGGAAGTTCCAGAAATTACAAAAAATTTAAATAGCTTAAAAACAAGAACATTTTCTTTAAAAACAACCTCTAAAGGCAACACCATAAATAACACTCCTTATAATATGGAGAAGCTTAATTTTGAGGTACAAAAAGGTACTCAAGAGATTTGGGAGATAAAAAATGGTTCAAAAATGATGGATATGCCTCATCCTTTCCATGTTCATGGAGCTCAATTTAGAGTGATTGAAAGAAACGGAAAAACACCTCCTTTAAATGAACAAGGATGGAAAGATACTGTAAATTTAAATGCTGGAGACAGTGTAAAAATATTAATAACATATACAACTGATGGAATAACTGTTTATCATTGTCACATCTTAGAGCACGAAGAGGACGGAATGATGGGACAATTTCAAATTAACAAATAA
- a CDS encoding ImmA/IrrE family metallo-endopeptidase, with product MINIAKTKTTPLSRKWIRNLTEKIRDIWNFEDNDIIDITKFLEILSIDSILDDEFNYEILEDKDLPNVYAETNTDTGTIRIRESVYLGALNGISRDRFTIAHELGHFFLHKKNVSLCRSEDDIKIYEDPEWQANVFAAEFLAPSNKINDLTINQITQKFNVSKEVAKIQKSISQKNKKELS from the coding sequence TTGATTAATATAGCTAAAACTAAAACAACTCCATTATCTAGAAAATGGATTAGAAATTTAACTGAAAAAATAAGAGATATTTGGAACTTTGAAGATAATGATATAATTGATATTACAAAATTTTTAGAAATTTTATCTATAGACTCTATATTAGATGATGAATTTAATTATGAAATTTTAGAAGATAAAGATCTACCAAATGTATATGCAGAAACTAATACTGATACTGGAACAATTAGAATTAGAGAATCTGTTTATCTAGGTGCTCTAAACGGTATTTCTAGAGATCGTTTTACAATTGCTCATGAATTGGGGCACTTTTTTTTACATAAAAAAAATGTTAGTCTATGCAGAAGTGAAGATGATATTAAAATTTATGAAGACCCTGAATGGCAAGCAAATGTTTTTGCTGCCGAGTTCTTGGCACCTAGTAATAAAATTAATGACTTAACTATCAATCAAATAACGCAAAAGTTCAATGTATCAAAAGAAGTCGCTAAAATTCAAAAATCTATTTCTCAGAAAAATAAAAAAGAGCTCTCATAA
- a CDS encoding alpha-glucoside-specific PTS transporter subunit IIBC, translating to MLKFFQRLGGALFAPVLLFPFAGLTVALTIILKNPDFVGSLANPDGLFYKLVYIIEEGGWTVFRQLPLIFAVGLPIGLAKKAHPRACLSVLVTYLTFNYFINAILTFWGPSFGVDFTQNIGGVSGLTTIAGIKTLDTSIVGAIAISGLTIYIHNRFFDTKLPDFLGIFQGSALVGMIAFLAMIPAAYVTCLVWPKVQMGISSLQTLMISSGTFGVWLYTLLERILIPTGLHHFVYGPFIFGPAVVDNGIQVFWAQNLSNFANSTLPLKELFPQGGFALHGNSKIFGAIGIALAIYKTARPEKKKIVSGLLIPAALTAVLVGITEPLEFTFLFIAPFLFAIHAVLAASMAAVMYAFGVVGNMGSGLIEIAAINWIPLFKNHTGVMIAQIGVGMAFIPIYYFVFKYCIEKFKLKTPGREDEDEEVKLYTKEDFKNKKDAKNGNVVVENAYFDQAYTFLQGLGGAQNIETVNNCATRLRVTVFDEILVKGDSIFKGAGAHGVVRKGNALQIIVGLSVPQVRDCFEDLMNKDLENIDSEKNLINA from the coding sequence ATGTTAAAATTCTTTCAAAGACTTGGTGGAGCACTTTTTGCACCAGTACTACTTTTTCCTTTTGCAGGATTAACAGTAGCTCTTACAATTATTTTAAAAAATCCAGATTTCGTAGGTTCTTTGGCGAATCCAGATGGATTATTCTACAAACTTGTTTATATTATTGAAGAGGGAGGATGGACTGTATTTAGACAACTTCCACTTATATTTGCTGTTGGACTTCCAATAGGATTAGCAAAAAAAGCTCATCCTCGTGCATGTCTATCTGTATTAGTTACATATTTAACTTTTAACTATTTTATTAATGCCATTTTAACTTTTTGGGGGCCAAGTTTTGGAGTAGATTTTACTCAAAACATTGGGGGAGTTAGTGGGTTAACTACAATAGCTGGAATTAAAACTTTAGACACAAGTATTGTTGGAGCAATTGCAATATCAGGCCTTACTATATATATACATAATAGATTCTTTGATACAAAACTTCCTGACTTTTTAGGAATATTTCAAGGAAGTGCACTTGTTGGAATGATTGCTTTCTTAGCTATGATTCCCGCTGCATACGTAACATGTTTGGTATGGCCTAAAGTACAGATGGGTATCTCATCTTTACAAACATTAATGATTTCTTCTGGAACTTTTGGGGTTTGGTTATACACTTTACTTGAAAGAATTCTAATTCCTACTGGGCTTCATCATTTTGTTTATGGCCCTTTCATCTTTGGACCTGCAGTTGTTGACAATGGAATCCAAGTTTTCTGGGCACAAAATCTTTCTAACTTTGCTAACTCAACTTTACCTTTAAAAGAGCTTTTCCCCCAAGGTGGATTTGCACTACATGGTAATAGTAAAATATTTGGAGCAATCGGTATAGCACTAGCTATCTATAAAACTGCTCGACCTGAAAAGAAAAAAATAGTTTCTGGACTTTTAATTCCAGCTGCTCTTACAGCAGTTTTAGTGGGAATTACTGAACCTTTAGAATTTACATTCCTGTTTATTGCACCATTTCTATTTGCTATCCATGCGGTTTTAGCTGCTTCTATGGCTGCAGTTATGTATGCTTTTGGAGTTGTTGGAAATATGGGATCTGGACTTATAGAGATTGCTGCTATTAACTGGATACCACTTTTTAAAAATCACACTGGTGTTATGATTGCACAAATTGGTGTTGGAATGGCTTTTATTCCTATATACTACTTTGTTTTTAAATACTGTATCGAAAAATTCAAATTAAAAACTCCTGGTAGAGAGGATGAGGATGAAGAGGTAAAACTTTATACTAAAGAGGACTTTAAAAATAAAAAAGATGCAAAAAATGGAAATGTTGTTGTTGAAAACGCATATTTTGATCAAGCTTATACTTTCTTACAAGGCCTAGGAGGAGCTCAAAATATTGAAACTGTTAATAACTGTGCCACTCGACTTAGAGTTACTGTTTTTGATGAAATATTAGTTAAAGGTGACTCTATATTTAAAGGAGCTGGAGCTCATGGTGTTGTTAGAAAAGGTAATGCTCTTCAGATTATTGTAGGACTATCTGTTCCACAAGTTAGGGACTGCTTCGAAGATTTAATGAATAAAGATTTAGAAAATATAGATTCAGAAAAAAATTTAATTAACGCATAG
- a CDS encoding helix-turn-helix domain-containing protein encodes MVTKFGKFLRILRLKNNEIIADMSSKLGISISYLSAIENGKRDIPDNFSDKIINLYSLSGEDINELNEAIDLSLKEAKINLDGLSNKQRELGLLCARKIKELSDEDIKKIKDLLK; translated from the coding sequence ATGGTAACTAAATTTGGAAAATTTTTAAGAATCTTAAGATTAAAAAATAATGAAATTATTGCAGATATGTCTTCAAAACTTGGTATTTCAATTTCTTATCTATCGGCTATTGAAAATGGTAAAAGGGATATCCCTGATAATTTTTCTGATAAAATAATTAATTTATATTCATTAAGTGGGGAGGATATAAATGAATTAAATGAAGCTATTGATTTATCGTTAAAAGAGGCTAAGATCAATTTAGACGGATTATCTAATAAGCAAAGAGAGTTAGGATTGTTATGTGCTCGAAAAATTAAAGAATTGTCTGATGAAGATATAAAAAAAATTAAAGATTTATTAAAGTAA